GCTGCGCATACACTTCTTGAGCAAGCAGGCCGACATACAGCCCGTGAATGCTTTCATCGCGCAAAATAAGGTCGATGATTTCGCCGCTGCTTGTCATTTTGCCCTGCCCGGCCAAATACAGCGGATAAAAAAAGCCGCTGTAAAACAGGTAGCTTTCCAGCAACACCGACGCCGCCATCGCCAAATACAAGTCCTTGCGCGTTTCGATGCCGTTGTAATACTGCGATATCGTCTCCGCCTTGATCTGCAGGAAGCGGTTGTTTTCGACCCAGCGAAAGACGCTGTCGATTTCTTCGGTCGTCGCCAGCGTTGTAAAAATGCTGCTGTACGATTTCGCATGGATCTGCTCCATCATGCCCATAAACCCGAGCACCGCCTTGCGCTGCAGCCCTTCCACATGCTCGAGTATTTTCGGCATGCCGACTCCGCCCTGCACCGTATCGAGCAGCGTCAGCCCTCCGAGCACCTTCATGTATAATTCTCGCTCAGCCTCACTCAAAGTCAGCCACGACATCTTGTCGTCGGAGAGCGGAATTTCCTCGTCCGTCCAAAACTGCATAATATTTTGATTCCAGAACGTGATCGAAAAATCGTCGTCCGGGCGGTTCCAATTCACAGCTTTCCAAGAACTCATCCTTGTCTCTCCCATTTCTGTATGTATCTTATACGGAGCAGCTGACGCACTCCTCAACGGACAAGCGGTTCGTCCGGGTGTAATACAGCGACTTCAAGCCTTTTTTCGCCGCGTAAATGTAATAGCGGGCGAGCTCCCTCGTCGTGACGTCGCTGTTGACGTGAAGCACGGTCGATATTCCCTGATCGACGTGTGCCTGGATTTCCGCGATCAGATCCAACACTTTGAACTGATTCATTTGGTAAGCCGATTTATAGAAAAAGTAATTATCAGGGCTCAAATACGGCATCGGATAGTAAGTCGTCGAATTGGCGTAAGTCCGCGTTTCGATCGTCTCCACTACCGGCATGACGCTGGACGTCGCGTTCTGGATGTAGGAAATGCTTTGCGTCGGAGCAATCGCCATCCGGTAGGCGTGGTACAGCCCGTGAGCCCGCACCGCTTCCTTCAGCTTCCTCCAATCTTCCGGAGACGGGACATGAATGCCCTCGAACAGCTGCTTTACCTTGTCCGTTACCGGGCGGAAGTCGGTTTCCGTATACCGGTCGAAATAGACTCCGCTCGCATAGTCCGACCGCTCGAAGCCGTCAAACGTGATGCCGGTTGTTTTGGCGATGTCCATGCTTTTTTCCAGCGAGTGGAAGTTCATCGTCATGAAAAAAGTGCGGGCGAAATCTTTCGCTTCTTCGCTTTCGTACGCGATTTGGTTTTTCGCCAAATAGCCGTGCAAATTCATCGCGCCGAGTCCGACCGAATGCAGCTCGCGGTTCGCTTTCGCTACGCCCGGCGCATTGGCGACACTCGTCATGTCGCTGACCGCCGTTAAGGCGATCATCCCTTCGTGCACCGATTCCTTGATCTTTTTCCGTTCCATCACATTGACGATGTTAAGGGACGCAAGATTGCAGCTTATATCTCTGCGGATCAGATCGGCCACGCCGTAATCGCCGATTTCCGACGTTTCCTGCAGCTGGAAAATTTCCGTGCACAGGTTCGACATCTTGATCGAACCGAGATTTTTCAATGCATGCACGCGGTTGGCGTTGCTTTTGTTCATGATGTACGGGTAGCCGGATTCGAGCTGGATCGTGGCGATCTTGACCAGCATATCCCGCGCGCTCATGACCGCTTTCTTGCGCACGCGGTCGTCGGCGAGCAGGGTGTCGTACATCTCGTCCATGTCCATATCGTCCAAATGCACGCCGTAAGCCTGACGGACCGTATACGGAGCGAACACGTGAAGCGGCTTGTTTTCCTCGGCAAGCTTGTAAAACTTATCCGGCACGATGAGTCCGATCGACAGCGTCTTCAGGCGCGTTTTCTCGTCGGCGTTAATTTTCTTGCTGTCGAGAAACTCCATGACATCCCAGCCGAAAATGTTGTAATACGCCGCTCCGGAACCTCTGCGCTGCCCCATCTGATCCGCGTAGGAAAACGCGTCCTCCATCAGCTTCAGCACCGGCATAATGCCTTTCGCCGCGCCTTCCACGCCTTTGATCGGCTCTCCCCGGCCGCGCAGCTTCGACAGATTGACGGCGACGCCGCCCCCGATTTTCGAAAGCTGCATGCAGACGCCAAGGATGAAGTTGATCGAATTCAGCGAATCGTCCATTTCGAGCAGGAAGCAGGACACCATCTCGCCGCGCCGGCTTTTGCCCGCATTCAGAAACGTCGGCGTGGCCGGCTGCAGCCGCTGCTCCATCATCGCCGAAGCGAGCGCCCTCGCCGCGCTCATATCGCCGCGGGCGAGATGCAGGGCGACGATCGCCACCCGGTCGGGATAATGCTCGAGATACAGCGAGCGGTCGTTGCTTTTCATCGCATAATCGGTATAAAATTTCGACGCCGCCATATAGGAAGGAAATTCGAAGCCGTAGCCGTGCGCGATCGCAAAAATCTCCTCCACATCGGCCTGCGAATACCGCTCGTACACATTCTCATAGTAGTCGTTGTCGATCATGTAGCGAATTTTAGACGCCGTATCGGCAAAGCGCATGCTCTTCGTATGTACTTCTTCCATGAAAGCCCGAACGGCTTCCTTATCTTTATCCAATTGGAAAAATCCGTCCGTTCCTCTTCGCATAAGCAAGTTGTTTAATTCAATGTGCCGCAACGAGGCTCACCTCTCTCTTAAATTTTTCCACATCGCCGCTTGTTCCGGACAGCTCGAATTTGCTCAGCACCGGCACTCCGTACTCGCGGGCGATCCGGTCCGCGCTCCGCGCAAAGCCTTCGCCCCAGTTGCGGTTGCCGCTGGCCGATACGCCGACGAGACGGCGATGGTTTCTTTTCAGAAAAGCGGCCACCTTATCCGGCACCTGACCGAACCCGGTCGTATATGTAACGAGCACGAACGGCTCGTCCACCGTCAATTGCTCTTCGATTTGTACCGCGGGCATATCCAGCTTGCCGACAAACCGCCGGACATTTCCCGTCTTGGAATCATAAACAATGAGCAAATCTCTCGTCTCCTTCCGGCATTCGCGAAGAATTCACCCGAATGAAAAAGCGCATCCGGCAAAGAAGGGCCGAATGCGCCAGTACGTGCACGCAACAAATGCGCACTTGCGTCTTGGACGAAGCGAACACCTTCCTGTTCTCCGCAGGGTGTGTATCTATGAACAGGCAGGTCTCCTGGCTCGAGGTTCAACGTACGTAAGGTCCGCCTTCCCGGCTTGTCCGACAAGACAATGCCAGTGGCTGCCCGGACCGATACTCCTCTCTTACAGTGGCGGGACCGCGCCGGCTTCTCACCGGCTTCCCTTTTAAGCGATTCGTCGTTTAACGGTCGAATCGCACCTATTCAAAACCATATGTAGTTAGTGAATTTAAATTTATATCAATATATTGTATTTGTCAATCTATTTCGGAGCATTGGTAGAAAAAGATTCCTCCCATTATCTTCACACTAAAGGCAATCTGTGTTACATTGAAAACGATTCGTAACACGAAGTTTCGGGAGAAGGTGGATCTTTTTGCGAAAAAATCGGCATAATGCCGCAAAACAAGGCTCCTGGCTCGGCTACGCCGGAGTCGTCGCACTGCTGCACGTGGCGGGCATCGCCTTTTTGTTCGTCGCTGCGCGGCAGCATCCGGGACTGTGGGGAATGGGGCTGCTCGCCTATACTCTGGGACTGCGCCACGCGTTTGACGTCGATCATATCGCAGCTATCGACAATACGGTCCGCAAGCTCGTCGAGCAAAAGAAAAACGCCCTCGGAGTCGGCTTTTATTTTTCTCTCGGTCATTCTAGCGTAGTGTTTCTGATGGCGATCGCCACGGCGCTCTCCGTCCACTGGGTGCAGGAGGAAATGCCGGAAATGCAGGAAATCGGCGGCATGATCGGCGCTTCGGTATCCGGCGCTTTCCTTGTGATCATCGGCATCATCAACCTGGTCATTTTAATCAATCTGTTCCGGCTGTTTCGCCAGTACCGCAAAGGAAGCAGCGGGCCCGACGAGTTCGAGCAGCTGCTGCAGTCGCGCGGATTTTTCTCCCGCCTGCTGAGCCCGCTGTACCGGTTCGTGAGCCGGAGCTGGCACGTGTATCCGCTCGGTTTTTTATTCGGCCTCGGCTTCGATACGGCAAGCGAAATCGCGCTGCTGGCGATATCGGCCGGAGCGGCCCAGGATCAGCTGCCCGTGCTCGGCATATTGTCGTTTCCGCTGCTGTTTGCTGCGGGGATGAGCCTGATGGACACCGCCGACGGCATTTTCATGAACAGGGCTTACCGCTGGGCTTTCAATACTCCTATGCGAAAGTTATACTATAATTTGTCGGTCACCGCGCTGGCCGTCGTAGCCGCTCTCTTGATCGGCACGATCGAGCTGGTTCAAGTCGTTTCCGAGAAGCTCGGCCTGTCCGGCGGCATCTGGGACCAGGTCCAAAACATCGACTTCGGCACGCTCGGCTATATGCTGGTCGCATTGTTCGTGCTGGCGTGGGCCGTCTCCGTCGCCATATGGAAATGGTTCCGGCTGGAGGAACGCTGGAGTTCTCTTGACGCTTAAAGGAGCATAACGATAACATGCTGACCCGTCTGTTCCGTCTGCTTCGCGCAGGCATATGGCTCTTGGCGGCGCTGCCCCTCGGATGGGGATGGCTGCCTGCCGCCGAGGCGCACCCGCTTAATAACGGCTACTCGCAAATCTCGATCGAAGGAAAGACCGTTCAATACGAGCTGACGATTCCTGAGCCCAGCCTGCTCGCGTACGATACGAACAAAGACAACAAGCTGGAGCCCGCCGAGCTGGATGCCCAGCGCGCGGCGCTCGAAGCTTATATTCGCGCGCATCTGGAGCTGGAAACGCCGTCCGGCCCGCTTCCGCTTGCCCTGAATTCCATAGAAACCACCGAAAAGACGGGGATTCCCGCCGTTTCGTTCCGCCTCAGCTTCGCCGGACAATCCGCCGTCACCGGCCTCACCATACGTTACAGCCTGCTGTTTGACGATGCCGATCCGCTGCATCTGAATTTCGCCGTCATTACGCGGGGCAACGATATGGACCAAACCGTCTTCGATACGATGAACCGCATATATCACTACGAGCCGATGGTCAGGACAAACATGCTGGGCTCCGCCTGGACCTTTTTTGTTCAGGGCCTCAAACATATTTTGGGAGGCTACGACCATCTGCTGTTCCTGCTCTCGCTCGTCCTCGTTGCCCAAAAGCTGAAGGAGATCGTCAAGATCGTCACCGCCTTCACGATCGCACACAGCATCACGCTGTTTCTCGCCGCAACAGGCCACATTGCCGCCGATTCCCGCTGGATCGAGTCAGGTATCGCACTCACCATCGCCTACGTCGCCGTAGAAAATATGACGGCCCGCTCCTTCCGCCTGCGCTGGCCCGTCACCTTCCTGTTCGGGCTCATTCACGGCATGGGCTTCGCCGGAGCGATCGGCGAAATCGGTCTGCCGGAGCAGTACATGATCAGCTCACTGCTCTCGTTCAATATCGGCGTCGAAACCGGCCAGCTCGCCCTGGTCGCGCTCGCCCTGCCTTTGCTGCTGAGGCTGCAGCGGTCCCCGCGCTACCGCACCGGCGTTGTCGGCGCCTCCGCCCTGGTCCTTCTGGTCGCGCTGTATTGGTTCCTTCAGCGTATCGGTTTGCTGCCGTGAGTTTCTCACGGGACTCTGCTCCGTTTTCGAACTCCCGAACAGTTTGGTAAACTATGGTTATTAAGATTCGGGAAAGGGCGAGATGGCCGTACTGAATGAGCGATACAGCCGCTTTTTCGGACTTGAGGAACCGGAGGTCGAGCAGCTGCTGGAATATTACGTCATCGGCACGGAAATGGCTGAAGTGAAAAAGTGGTACAACGGTTACATTTTTGGCGAAACCGTCATTTATAATCCTTGGTCGTCTTGAATTATGCAAGCAACCCGAAGGACGGATTCCGTCCATATTGGGTCAATACGAGCAGCAATGATCTGGTGCGGCTCATGCTTATGCGCAGCGGCGGTGAAGTGAAGCAGGAGCTCGAAGATTTGATCCGTGGAGAAGGAATCCGCAAAGAAATCACCGATCATACCGCCTTCAGGAAATCGAGAGCAGCTCGGCTGCCCTCTGGAGCTTCCTGCTGTTTTGCGGATACCTCAAACCGGTGGCGAAAGAGCAGGACAAGCAGTTGATCTGCGAGCTGAAAATCCCCAACCGGGAAGTCGAATATTTGTACGAGGACATAATCAGGAGTTGGTTCAACACGAGCATCCAGAGCAGGCATCACCGCATGATGCTGGAGGCGCTGACAAGCGGGAATACGGAGACCTTTGCCGACATTTTCAGCGATTTTGTGGAGAAGACGTTCAGCATGTTCGATACGGGAGAAGGTGAGCCGGAAAAGGTTTACCACGCGTTCGTCCCCGGCCTTCTGGTTAGCCAGCAGGATACCTACGAGGTAAAATCAAACCGGGAGACCGGTTACGGACGGTACGATGTCATGCTTATTCCAAAAACCCCGGCGAAGGAGTCATCCTTGAGTTCAAAAAAGTACGCAAAGGCGAAACGCTGGAGCAGGCGGCCGATGCCGCTCTGCGGCAAATTGAAGCTAAACGGTACGCAAACGATCTGATCGAGCGCGGAGTAAGCGACATCGCGAATCTCGGCATCGCCTTCGCCGGCAAGGAAGTCCGGATACACTCCCGGTAGTCCCTTCTTGCCTGCTTCACCAAATACGGGATAAAACGTTGACGTCATGCCGTCATTTGTTAGGAACTTGACTGTTCGATGAATCCCTTGACAAGGTGAGGGGTGTTCCCGGAGGAGTTTACGTCCTGCCTTTGAAATCGTATGAAATCCGCTAGTTTCAATCAAATCATACGATTTCAAGAGCAGGCCGAAGGGAATACCCCCACGAAAGACAAATGGATTCAGCGTCTCATCATCGAGTTCCTCCCCAAAAAAAACGGCACGCCCCTTGGCATGCCGTCGTCGTTTTATCCCTTCACCGCCCCGATCATTACCCCTTTAACAAAATACTTCTGCACAAACGGATACACGCACAAAATCGGAATCGTCGAAACCATGATCGTCGCATATTTGATCGTCTCGCCGATTTGGAAGCGTT
The window above is part of the Paenibacillus hamazuiensis genome. Proteins encoded here:
- a CDS encoding HoxN/HupN/NixA family nickel/cobalt transporter, which codes for MRKNRHNAAKQGSWLGYAGVVALLHVAGIAFLFVAARQHPGLWGMGLLAYTLGLRHAFDVDHIAAIDNTVRKLVEQKKNALGVGFYFSLGHSSVVFLMAIATALSVHWVQEEMPEMQEIGGMIGASVSGAFLVIIGIINLVILINLFRLFRQYRKGSSGPDEFEQLLQSRGFFSRLLSPLYRFVSRSWHVYPLGFLFGLGFDTASEIALLAISAGAAQDQLPVLGILSFPLLFAAGMSLMDTADGIFMNRAYRWAFNTPMRKLYYNLSVTALAVVAALLIGTIELVQVVSEKLGLSGGIWDQVQNIDFGTLGYMLVALFVLAWAVSVAIWKWFRLEERWSSLDA
- the nrdF gene encoding class 1b ribonucleoside-diphosphate reductase subunit beta, whose amino-acid sequence is MSSWKAVNWNRPDDDFSITFWNQNIMQFWTDEEIPLSDDKMSWLTLSEAERELYMKVLGGLTLLDTVQGGVGMPKILEHVEGLQRKAVLGFMGMMEQIHAKSYSSIFTTLATTEEIDSVFRWVENNRFLQIKAETISQYYNGIETRKDLYLAMAASVLLESYLFYSGFFYPLYLAGQGKMTSSGEIIDLILRDESIHGLYVGLLAQEVYAQLEPDEQQAAYETLCGLLRYLHSNEEQYTEELYTAIGLADEVKAFLRYNANKAMMNLGLEPLFPDEEINPIVFNGISTRTKQHDFFSKKGNGYVRTIHVEPLKDSDFQFDF
- the nrdE gene encoding class 1b ribonucleoside-diphosphate reductase subunit alpha, which translates into the protein MRHIELNNLLMRRGTDGFFQLDKDKEAVRAFMEEVHTKSMRFADTASKIRYMIDNDYYENVYERYSQADVEEIFAIAHGYGFEFPSYMAASKFYTDYAMKSNDRSLYLEHYPDRVAIVALHLARGDMSAARALASAMMEQRLQPATPTFLNAGKSRRGEMVSCFLLEMDDSLNSINFILGVCMQLSKIGGGVAVNLSKLRGRGEPIKGVEGAAKGIMPVLKLMEDAFSYADQMGQRRGSGAAYYNIFGWDVMEFLDSKKINADEKTRLKTLSIGLIVPDKFYKLAEENKPLHVFAPYTVRQAYGVHLDDMDMDEMYDTLLADDRVRKKAVMSARDMLVKIATIQLESGYPYIMNKSNANRVHALKNLGSIKMSNLCTEIFQLQETSEIGDYGVADLIRRDISCNLASLNIVNVMERKKIKESVHEGMIALTAVSDMTSVANAPGVAKANRELHSVGLGAMNLHGYLAKNQIAYESEEAKDFARTFFMTMNFHSLEKSMDIAKTTGITFDGFERSDYASGVYFDRYTETDFRPVTDKVKQLFEGIHVPSPEDWRKLKEAVRAHGLYHAYRMAIAPTQSISYIQNATSSVMPVVETIETRTYANSTTYYPMPYLSPDNYFFYKSAYQMNQFKVLDLIAEIQAHVDQGISTVLHVNSDVTTRELARYYIYAAKKGLKSLYYTRTNRLSVEECVSCSV
- a CDS encoding HupE/UreJ family protein; this translates as MLTRLFRLLRAGIWLLAALPLGWGWLPAAEAHPLNNGYSQISIEGKTVQYELTIPEPSLLAYDTNKDNKLEPAELDAQRAALEAYIRAHLELETPSGPLPLALNSIETTEKTGIPAVSFRLSFAGQSAVTGLTIRYSLLFDDADPLHLNFAVITRGNDMDQTVFDTMNRIYHYEPMVRTNMLGSAWTFFVQGLKHILGGYDHLLFLLSLVLVAQKLKEIVKIVTAFTIAHSITLFLAATGHIAADSRWIESGIALTIAYVAVENMTARSFRLRWPVTFLFGLIHGMGFAGAIGEIGLPEQYMISSLLSFNIGVETGQLALVALALPLLLRLQRSPRYRTGVVGASALVLLVALYWFLQRIGLLP
- the nrdI gene encoding class Ib ribonucleoside-diphosphate reductase assembly flavoprotein NrdI, with the translated sequence MLIVYDSKTGNVRRFVGKLDMPAVQIEEQLTVDEPFVLVTYTTGFGQVPDKVAAFLKRNHRRLVGVSASGNRNWGEGFARSADRIAREYGVPVLSKFELSGTSGDVEKFKREVSLVAAH
- a CDS encoding AAA family ATPase, with translation MAVLNERYSRFFGLEEPEVEQLLEYYVIGTEMAEVKKWYNGYIFGETVIYNPWSS